A single genomic interval of Lynx canadensis isolate LIC74 chromosome A2, mLynCan4.pri.v2, whole genome shotgun sequence harbors:
- the NFILZ gene encoding NFIL3 like protein: MDVGLSSLPVVPQGCSRTLRGARGRGPAIRRQREFMPEEKKDTVYWEKRRKNNEAAKRSREKRRLNDAALEGRLAVLLEENALLRAELWTLRHRFGLLPSVAGSRALPLQAMLWEAPWTGDPCSRAEPLPSLSGSHGCFLRPCALDTGVPGCGGCLVAHRWTGLATSPRCPQDPAPPAPKRMDMALQAALPAALFSCHLLDGHGGTRPELRPFWRLWSPMPTGYEASGPSDVLLTPPADPMELPPGVAYPVPGNDSEGQPSLPHKLRIKSQASGRVPPGWADGRGPL, from the coding sequence ATGGACGTGGGTCTCTCCAGCCTGCCAGTTGTACCTCAGGGTTGCAGCAGGACCCTGCGGGGAGCACGCGGCAGGGGTCCGGCCATCCGGAGGCAGCGGGAGTTCATGCCGGAAGAGAAGAAGGACACGGTTTACTGGGAGAAGCGGAGGAAGAACAACGAAGCCGCCAAGAGGTCCCGGGAAAAGCGGCGTCTCAATGACGCGGCCCTCGAGGGCAGGCTAGCCGTGCTGCTGGAGGAAAACGCTCTGCTCAGGGCTGAGCTGTGGACACTGAGGCATCGCTTTGGCCTTCTGCCCTCCGTCGCTGGCTCCCGGGCCCTGCCCCTGCAGGCCATGCTGTGGGAGGCCCCCTGGACTGGGGACCCCTGCTCTAGGGCcgaacccctcccctccctctccggCTCCCATGGCTGTTTTTTGAGGCCATGCGCCCTGGACACTGGGGTTCCGGGATGCGGGGGCTGTCTGGTGGCTCACAGGTGGACTGGTCTGGCCAcctcccccaggtgcccccaggaccctgcgccccctgcccccaagaGAATGGACATGGCCTTGCAGGCCGCCCTCCCAGCTGCCTTATTCAGTTGTCACCTCCTGGATGGGCACGGGGGGACCAGACCGGAGCTCAGGCCCTTCTGGAGGCTGTGGTCACCCATGCCCACTGGTTACGAGGCTTCGGGGCCCTCAGATGTGTTGCTCACACCCCCTGCTGACCCGATGGAGCTGCCTCCCGGGGTGGCCTATCCTGTCCCAGGGAACGACTCTGAGGGtcagccctccctgccccacaaACTGCGCATCAAGTCCCAAGCCTCGGGCAGAGTGCCTCCAGGGTGGGCGGATGGCCGGGGCCCCCTCTGA